One Micromonospora sp. FIMYZ51 genomic window carries:
- a CDS encoding UvrD-helicase domain-containing protein, translating into MSDVRGREIAAEQRVVDRVYELLDGMRARANDLAGEGHRRAAGGPATGLVERDAMVHRAAVRLRALDVEAEGIVFGRLDFDDGESFHIGRLGVRDGLEPLLVDWRAPAAAAFYRATPGEPLGVVRRRVIICRGPQVVDLDDDVLAPDQAGDLRVLGEGALLAALRRSRGPHMRDIVSTIQREQDEAIRAPARGVTLISGGPGTGKTQVALHRAAYLLYTNRGRFTDGRILVVGPSTVFTRYIGRVLPSLGEESVHLRALGELVEGVTATRRDRAQVARIKGDDRMRDVLVELIWQPPPTAPRRLRLVYAGQVLTLDAADLAAARHQVRTRCEASGTKPNAAGPTAATVLVAALWQQVEGRHLDRELFAEEVGERNELHGFRRAWWPVLTPTEVLGWLGDASRVMGVDPEAAETLAATYRSRSDWSVDDVPLLDELAVLLGPPPAAPRAPEPEWQLRELTTGTRPVASFVLSCGLQQGWELYAPNLATPFALAGPGIDNDAVGAAQRWAEAVILREGHRVVGWTDGFDPHGEEGYVPVLAEPLPVEEPDDDPVTDEPYLHVILDEAQDLSPMECRMIARRVEYASMTVVGDLGQATHPLAAESWPQLLARIGKREIRTLELHTGYRVPQVIAEYAAQALAAGIAPTRSYRPGGTLSVRQVDDLPAALQHEIRRAPQDATVAVIAADDRAETIVGLIAAPTVTVVPASLVKGLEYDHVIVVEPAEIVAAEPRGMNRLYVVLTRAVDTLVVLHHAPLPAALGAAASGD; encoded by the coding sequence GTGTCTGACGTCAGGGGCCGGGAGATCGCTGCCGAGCAGCGGGTCGTGGACCGGGTCTACGAGTTGCTTGACGGGATGCGGGCACGGGCGAACGACCTCGCCGGTGAGGGCCACCGGCGGGCGGCCGGCGGCCCGGCCACCGGTTTGGTGGAGCGGGACGCGATGGTGCACCGGGCCGCCGTACGGCTGCGGGCGCTGGACGTCGAGGCGGAGGGCATCGTCTTCGGTCGGCTCGACTTCGACGACGGGGAGAGCTTCCACATCGGCCGGCTGGGCGTACGCGACGGTCTGGAACCGCTGCTTGTCGACTGGCGGGCGCCGGCCGCCGCGGCGTTCTACCGGGCGACGCCGGGCGAGCCGCTCGGCGTGGTCCGCCGCCGGGTCATCATCTGCCGTGGTCCGCAGGTCGTCGACCTCGACGACGATGTGCTCGCCCCGGACCAGGCCGGTGACCTGCGGGTGCTGGGCGAGGGCGCGCTGCTGGCCGCGTTGCGCCGCTCCCGTGGACCGCACATGCGCGACATCGTCAGCACCATCCAGCGCGAACAGGACGAGGCCATCCGGGCGCCGGCCCGGGGCGTCACCCTGATCAGCGGCGGACCGGGCACCGGCAAGACCCAGGTCGCGCTGCACCGGGCGGCGTACCTGCTCTACACCAACCGGGGCCGGTTCACCGACGGCCGCATCCTGGTGGTCGGCCCCTCGACGGTCTTCACCCGCTACATCGGCCGGGTGCTGCCCTCGCTCGGCGAGGAGAGCGTGCACCTGCGGGCCCTCGGTGAACTGGTCGAGGGTGTCACCGCCACCCGCCGCGACCGCGCGCAGGTGGCCCGGATCAAGGGCGACGACCGCATGCGGGACGTGCTGGTCGAGCTGATCTGGCAGCCGCCGCCGACCGCACCACGCCGGCTGCGACTGGTGTACGCCGGCCAGGTGCTCACCCTCGACGCGGCGGACCTGGCGGCGGCCCGCCACCAGGTCCGCACCCGCTGCGAGGCGAGCGGCACCAAGCCCAACGCCGCCGGCCCGACCGCCGCCACCGTGCTGGTGGCGGCGCTGTGGCAACAGGTCGAGGGGAGGCACCTCGACCGGGAGTTGTTCGCCGAGGAGGTCGGCGAGCGCAACGAGCTGCACGGCTTCCGGCGGGCGTGGTGGCCGGTGCTGACCCCGACGGAGGTGCTCGGCTGGCTCGGCGACGCCAGTCGGGTGATGGGTGTGGACCCCGAGGCCGCGGAGACGCTTGCCGCGACGTACCGGAGCCGGTCGGACTGGTCCGTGGACGACGTGCCGCTCCTGGACGAACTGGCCGTGTTGCTCGGCCCGCCGCCCGCCGCGCCGCGCGCACCGGAACCCGAGTGGCAGCTGCGCGAGCTGACCACTGGCACCCGGCCGGTGGCGAGCTTCGTGCTCAGCTGCGGGCTACAGCAGGGCTGGGAGCTGTACGCCCCGAACCTCGCCACCCCGTTCGCGCTGGCCGGGCCCGGCATCGACAACGACGCGGTCGGCGCGGCACAGCGCTGGGCGGAGGCGGTCATCCTCCGGGAGGGGCACCGGGTGGTCGGCTGGACCGACGGCTTCGACCCGCACGGCGAGGAGGGCTACGTGCCGGTGCTGGCCGAACCGCTGCCCGTCGAGGAACCCGACGACGACCCGGTCACCGACGAGCCGTACCTGCACGTCATCCTCGACGAGGCCCAGGACCTGTCGCCGATGGAATGCCGGATGATCGCCCGGCGCGTCGAGTACGCCTCGATGACCGTCGTCGGTGACCTGGGGCAGGCCACCCACCCGCTGGCGGCGGAATCCTGGCCGCAGTTGCTCGCCCGGATCGGCAAGCGGGAGATCCGCACCCTGGAGCTGCACACCGGATACCGGGTACCGCAGGTCATCGCGGAGTACGCGGCACAGGCCCTCGCTGCGGGGATCGCACCCACCCGGTCGTACCGGCCCGGCGGCACGCTCTCCGTGCGGCAGGTCGACGACCTGCCCGCCGCGCTTCAGCATGAGATCCGGCGGGCACCGCAGGACGCCACTGTCGCCGTCATCGCCGCCGACGACCGGGCCGAGACGATCGTCGGTCTGATCGCCGCGCCCACCGTCACGGTGGTCCCGGCCAGCCTGGTCAAGGGACTGGAGTACGACCACGTCATCGTGGTGGAGCCGGCCGAGATCGTGGCCGCTGAGCCGCGCGGGATGAACCGGCTGTACGTCGTCCTGACCCGGGCCGTCGACACCCTGGTCGTGCTGCACCACGCGCCGCTGCCCGCCGCCCTGGGCGCTGCCGCGTCAGGCGATTAG
- a CDS encoding beta-ketoacyl synthase N-terminal-like domain-containing protein has product MTEQRRAVVTGIGVVAPSGVGAQRHWRTVLAGQRRTGPITLFDASGYPTRFGGEVADFDPSRYTDNRALVQTDRWTHLGFAATRLALADAGLPEQAPDPYGWAVTLASSSGGNLFGQRELQRLWSSAARTVGAYQSIAWFYAASVGQLSIRHQAKGPCGVLVAESAGGLDSLAHAVRTIRRGASVVLAGATECPLSPYALACQARSGLLSEATDPERAYRPFDAGACGYLPAEGGAVFVVEEYGHAVARGARSYGEVAGWGATHDAVHTSAESAGDPHQYARAMRLALGRADAEPAEVDLVVPDALGVPRYDRAEATALRTVFGDAAPVSTHKALTGRAHQGGSALDVATALLAYRHDTLPASAGPDRVADGCELEFLRERRRPRTRVALVCARGFDGFNSALVLRGAAPTGAGSHLRR; this is encoded by the coding sequence GTGACCGAGCAGCGGCGGGCGGTGGTGACCGGGATCGGTGTGGTCGCGCCAAGCGGGGTGGGCGCCCAGCGGCACTGGCGTACCGTGCTCGCCGGCCAGCGGCGTACCGGCCCGATCACGCTCTTCGACGCCAGCGGCTATCCGACCCGGTTCGGCGGCGAGGTGGCGGACTTCGACCCGTCCCGCTACACCGACAACCGCGCGCTGGTGCAGACCGACCGGTGGACCCACCTCGGGTTCGCCGCCACCCGGCTGGCACTTGCCGACGCCGGCCTGCCCGAGCAGGCACCCGATCCGTACGGCTGGGCGGTCACCCTGGCCAGTTCCTCCGGCGGCAACCTGTTCGGCCAGCGGGAACTGCAACGGCTCTGGTCGTCTGCGGCCCGCACCGTCGGGGCGTACCAGTCGATCGCCTGGTTCTACGCGGCAAGCGTCGGTCAGCTCTCCATCCGGCACCAGGCGAAGGGACCGTGCGGGGTGCTGGTGGCCGAGTCGGCCGGTGGCCTGGACAGCCTCGCCCACGCGGTACGCACCATCCGGCGCGGCGCATCGGTGGTGCTGGCCGGGGCGACCGAGTGCCCGCTGAGCCCGTACGCGCTGGCCTGCCAGGCGCGCTCCGGCCTGCTCAGCGAGGCCACCGACCCGGAGCGGGCCTACCGGCCGTTCGACGCCGGGGCGTGCGGTTACCTGCCGGCCGAGGGCGGCGCGGTCTTCGTGGTCGAGGAGTACGGTCACGCGGTGGCCCGGGGCGCCCGCAGCTACGGCGAGGTGGCCGGGTGGGGCGCCACCCACGACGCGGTACACACCTCGGCCGAGTCGGCCGGCGACCCCCACCAGTACGCCCGGGCCATGCGGCTGGCGCTGGGCCGGGCCGACGCCGAACCGGCCGAGGTGGACCTGGTGGTGCCCGACGCCCTCGGGGTGCCCCGCTACGACCGCGCCGAGGCCACCGCACTGCGGACAGTCTTCGGCGACGCGGCGCCGGTGAGCACCCACAAGGCGTTGACCGGGCGGGCACACCAGGGTGGGTCGGCGTTGGACGTGGCCACCGCCCTGCTCGCCTACCGGCACGACACGCTTCCCGCGTCGGCCGGCCCGGACCGGGTCGCCGACGGCTGTGAACTGGAGTTTCTCCGCGAGCGCCGACGCCCGCGTACCCGGGTGGCGCTGGTCTGCGCGCGGGGCTTCGACGGATTCAACAGCGCGCTGGTGCTGCGTGGCGCGGCACCGACAGGTGCGGGCTCCCACCTCCGGCGGTGA
- a CDS encoding bacterial transcriptional activator domain-containing protein yields the protein MAADPPAPTTGERRHVEVALHLLGGFRLTHGGTPVLVPRGLQRVIALIGLRSGATRTHLAGLLWPEATEERALSSLRTALWRLRQDPYCPMIITADTVRLDPTVRVDVDELVATAARVRDGQPPEDATLALTAGRHDLLPGWYDDWVLTNRERLRQLRLHMLEQLAGQHLAAGRHGEALDAALEAMAAEPLRETPHRLVVRIHLAEGNAFEAVHAFYVYRDLLLRELRLEPSPAMTALLEETLGPIRRASRPVPRPPGQPSTRPTSQAR from the coding sequence TTGGCCGCCGATCCGCCCGCCCCGACCACCGGAGAACGCCGGCACGTCGAGGTAGCCCTGCACCTGCTCGGCGGCTTCCGCCTGACGCACGGCGGCACACCGGTGCTGGTGCCCCGGGGCCTGCAACGGGTGATCGCGCTGATCGGGCTGCGGTCCGGCGCGACCCGTACCCACCTCGCCGGGTTGCTGTGGCCGGAGGCCACCGAGGAACGAGCCCTGTCGTCGCTGCGCACCGCGCTGTGGCGGCTGCGCCAGGACCCGTACTGCCCGATGATCATCACCGCCGACACCGTCCGGCTCGACCCGACGGTACGGGTCGACGTCGACGAGCTGGTCGCCACGGCGGCCCGGGTCCGCGACGGCCAGCCACCGGAGGACGCCACGCTGGCCCTCACCGCCGGCCGACACGACCTGCTGCCCGGCTGGTACGACGACTGGGTGCTGACCAACCGCGAACGGTTACGCCAGCTCCGCCTGCACATGCTCGAACAACTCGCCGGCCAGCACCTGGCCGCCGGACGGCACGGCGAGGCCCTCGACGCGGCACTTGAGGCGATGGCCGCCGAGCCGCTGCGGGAGACGCCGCACCGGCTGGTGGTCCGCATCCATCTCGCCGAGGGCAACGCCTTCGAGGCGGTACACGCCTTCTACGTCTACCGGGACCTGCTGCTGCGGGAGCTACGGCTGGAGCCGTCCCCGGCGATGACCGCGCTGCTCGAGGAGACACTCGGACCGATCCGGCGCGCGAGCCGGCCGGTACCCCGGCCGCCGGGGCAACCGTCCACCCGGCCCACGTCCCAGGCCCGCTGA
- a CDS encoding N-acetyltransferase family protein, with protein sequence MPLTIRDAGPGDAVACAAIYRPYVLDTTITFETEPPTVAEMAERIEQATRSYAWLVAELDECVIGYAYARPFAARPAYRWSCEVSVYLETGRRRTGAGRALYRMLLPRLVERGYRVAVAKTTLPNDASLGLHAALGFQPVGVHRRIGWKHGAWHDVAITQLALVTDDGPPAPLATSDGPPTPLVTDDGPPETN encoded by the coding sequence ATGCCGCTGACGATCCGCGATGCCGGGCCGGGTGACGCCGTCGCCTGCGCGGCCATCTACCGGCCGTACGTACTGGACACCACAATCACCTTCGAGACCGAGCCGCCGACCGTCGCCGAGATGGCCGAGCGGATCGAGCAGGCAACCCGGTCGTACGCCTGGCTGGTGGCCGAGCTCGACGAATGCGTCATCGGCTACGCGTACGCCCGGCCCTTCGCCGCCCGGCCGGCGTACCGATGGTCCTGTGAGGTGAGCGTCTACCTGGAAACGGGCCGTCGGCGCACCGGCGCGGGCCGCGCGTTGTACCGGATGCTGTTGCCCCGACTGGTCGAACGCGGCTACCGGGTGGCGGTGGCGAAGACGACCCTGCCCAACGACGCGAGCCTGGGGCTGCACGCGGCGCTCGGCTTCCAGCCGGTCGGAGTGCATCGGCGCATCGGTTGGAAGCACGGCGCCTGGCACGACGTCGCCATCACCCAACTCGCCCTGGTCACCGACGACGGGCCACCAGCACCCTTGGCCACCAGCGACGGACCACCGACGCCTCTGGTCACCGACGACGGGCCACCAGAGACGAACTGA
- a CDS encoding beta-ketoacyl-[acyl-carrier-protein] synthase family protein — translation MTGRRTVVTGIGVVAPGGGTRDRFWKNITEGRTATRRISFFDPAPFRSQIAAECDFDPQAAGLTPEQQRRADRYVQFALACAAEAVADSGLELTDAERDRAGVVLGTAVGGTMALEQEYVTVSDSGRNWLVDAALGGPYLYPALVPSSLAADVACRHGLHGPAQVVSTGCTSGIDAIGYAHQLIADGEADIVLAGAADSPISPVTVASFDAIKATSPDNADPAHASRPFDADRRGFVLAEGAAVLVLEEAGHARRRGAHVYCEVAGYASRSNGYHMTGLRPDGREMGLAITDALRQARLDPAEISYISAHGSGTRQNDRHETAAFKRALGPAAYRVPISSIKSMVGHSLGAIGSIEMAACALAIEFGVVPPTANWATRDPECDLDYVPNTAREVPVDVALSVGSGFGGFQSAMLFRRLAREVSA, via the coding sequence ATGACCGGCCGCCGCACCGTGGTCACCGGGATCGGGGTGGTCGCCCCGGGCGGCGGCACCCGGGACCGGTTCTGGAAGAACATCACCGAGGGGCGTACGGCGACCCGACGGATCAGCTTCTTCGACCCGGCGCCGTTCCGCTCGCAGATCGCCGCCGAGTGCGACTTCGACCCGCAGGCCGCCGGGCTCACCCCCGAGCAGCAGCGACGCGCCGACCGGTACGTGCAGTTCGCGCTGGCCTGTGCCGCCGAGGCGGTCGCCGACAGCGGTCTGGAGTTGACCGATGCCGAGCGGGACCGGGCCGGCGTGGTGCTCGGCACCGCCGTCGGCGGCACCATGGCCCTGGAACAGGAGTACGTCACGGTCAGCGACAGCGGCCGGAACTGGCTTGTCGACGCCGCGCTCGGCGGACCGTACCTCTATCCGGCGCTGGTGCCCAGCAGCCTGGCCGCCGATGTGGCCTGCCGGCACGGGTTGCACGGCCCGGCCCAGGTCGTCTCGACCGGCTGCACCTCCGGCATCGACGCGATCGGGTACGCCCACCAGCTCATCGCCGACGGCGAGGCGGACATCGTGCTCGCCGGAGCCGCCGACTCGCCGATCTCCCCGGTCACCGTCGCCTCCTTCGACGCCATCAAGGCCACCAGCCCGGACAACGCCGACCCGGCGCACGCCTCCCGACCCTTCGACGCGGACCGGCGCGGCTTCGTGCTGGCCGAGGGGGCGGCGGTGCTGGTGCTGGAGGAGGCCGGTCACGCCCGGCGGCGCGGCGCACACGTCTACTGCGAGGTCGCCGGCTACGCCAGCCGCAGCAACGGCTACCACATGACCGGGTTGCGCCCGGACGGTCGGGAGATGGGCCTGGCCATCACCGACGCGCTGCGCCAGGCCCGGCTGGATCCCGCGGAGATCTCCTACATCAGCGCGCACGGCTCCGGCACCCGACAGAACGACCGGCACGAGACGGCCGCGTTCAAGCGGGCCCTCGGGCCGGCCGCGTACCGGGTGCCGATCAGCTCGATCAAGTCGATGGTCGGACACTCGCTTGGCGCCATCGGCTCGATCGAGATGGCCGCCTGCGCCCTGGCGATCGAGTTCGGAGTGGTGCCGCCGACGGCCAACTGGGCCACCCGGGACCCGGAGTGCGACCTGGACTACGTGCCGAACACCGCCCGGGAGGTGCCGGTCGACGTGGCGCTCTCGGTCGGCAGCGGCTTCGGCGGCTTCCAGTCGGCGATGCTGTTCCGCCGGCTCGCCCGCGAGGTGTCGGCGTGA
- a CDS encoding SRPBCC family protein, which produces MTVTDGRSLTGEITDILVTNCGLDPDVAARAPTASLEELGMDSLALLELAAVVADRWRVTIPEQATQLSIPAVADLVARGAEPAARPEPADPPATVAPGHTENSILIAAPLELVWSVTNDVAGWPELFTEYARAEIISRDGDTVRFRLTMHPDENGVAWSWVSERTPDPTSWQVRARRVETGPFEYMNIHWIYRQEPAGVRMTWIQDFAMKPTAPVDNVGMTERINTNSVVQLAVIKERIERLARTDRNGDDDE; this is translated from the coding sequence ATGACCGTCACGGACGGCCGCTCGCTGACCGGCGAGATAACCGACATCCTGGTGACCAACTGCGGCCTGGACCCGGACGTCGCCGCCCGCGCGCCGACCGCCTCGCTGGAGGAGCTGGGGATGGACTCCCTCGCGCTGCTCGAACTGGCTGCGGTCGTCGCCGACCGGTGGCGGGTGACCATTCCCGAGCAGGCCACTCAGCTGAGCATTCCCGCAGTGGCCGACCTGGTCGCCCGGGGTGCCGAACCGGCGGCCCGGCCCGAGCCCGCCGATCCACCGGCCACCGTCGCGCCCGGACACACCGAGAACAGCATTCTCATCGCCGCGCCGCTGGAGCTGGTCTGGTCGGTCACCAACGACGTCGCCGGCTGGCCCGAGCTGTTCACCGAGTACGCGCGGGCCGAGATCATCAGCCGCGACGGCGACACCGTCCGCTTCCGGCTGACCATGCATCCCGACGAGAACGGGGTGGCCTGGAGCTGGGTCAGCGAGCGGACCCCCGACCCGACCAGCTGGCAGGTGCGGGCCCGCCGGGTGGAGACCGGACCGTTCGAGTACATGAACATCCACTGGATCTACCGGCAGGAGCCGGCGGGCGTCCGGATGACCTGGATTCAGGACTTCGCGATGAAGCCGACCGCGCCGGTGGACAACGTCGGGATGACCGAGCGGATCAACACCAACAGCGTCGTGCAGCTGGCGGTGATCAAGGAGCGGATCGAGCGGCTGGCGCGTACCGACCGGAATGGGGACGACGATGAGTGA
- a CDS encoding cupin domain-containing protein, whose amino-acid sequence MSELALVAARDVPADRRRGGELRVLLGPRTVGSTSGFMGVASMAPGERIAEHYHPYSEEFLYLVHGAITVDLDDEPVPLVAGEALFVARNVRHRLRNTGDHPAEVVFHLGPLAPRPELGHVDTELVEQRDGS is encoded by the coding sequence ATGAGTGAGCTGGCCCTGGTCGCCGCCCGGGACGTGCCCGCCGACCGGCGCCGCGGCGGCGAGCTGCGCGTCCTGCTCGGCCCGCGTACCGTCGGCAGCACCTCCGGCTTCATGGGGGTGGCCAGCATGGCGCCGGGGGAGCGGATCGCCGAGCACTACCACCCCTACAGCGAGGAGTTCCTCTACCTCGTACACGGCGCGATCACCGTTGACCTGGACGACGAACCGGTGCCGCTGGTCGCCGGTGAGGCGCTCTTCGTGGCCCGCAACGTCCGGCACCGGCTGCGCAACACCGGCGACCACCCCGCCGAGGTGGTCTTCCACCTCGGACCGCTGGCCCCCCGGCCGGAACTCGGCCACGTCGACACCGAACTGGTCGAGCAGCGAGACGGGTCATGA
- a CDS encoding helix-hairpin-helix domain-containing protein, which produces MGDSFGNWLILLVVLLAGLAGGWLLLRGRRNDAPAPTSDATTQASAPAAATTTDTQPPSSTSAAPAEPVAAEPTTVEPVAAEPTAVEPATSAAPATSTPAATQPAATEPIATVVDTATVVDTASTPAVVTEPVTTDATTTDATTVDATAADATTTDAIAADVSTPESALSESTASEPAGTAATTGTAAATEPTESTPTTVDAAPARRKPATKRAPAAKKTPAAKKTPAAAPTAAVEEAATSAAAVAEAADDFRRIQGVGPKMAAALHGAGIRTFRQLADLDEAGLRETIRGAGLRATASVATWPQQAKILAAQAGDEV; this is translated from the coding sequence GTGGGCGATTCCTTCGGAAACTGGCTGATACTGCTCGTGGTGCTGCTGGCCGGGCTGGCCGGCGGCTGGCTGTTGCTGCGCGGCCGGCGCAACGACGCGCCCGCGCCGACAAGTGACGCAACCACGCAGGCGAGCGCGCCGGCAGCAGCCACGACCACCGACACCCAGCCACCGAGCAGCACCAGCGCAGCACCCGCCGAGCCGGTCGCCGCCGAACCGACCACTGTGGAGCCGGTCGCCGCCGAACCGACAGCTGTCGAACCGGCCACCAGCGCCGCCCCGGCCACCAGCACGCCCGCCGCCACGCAGCCGGCTGCCACCGAGCCGATCGCGACCGTGGTGGACACCGCGACCGTGGTGGACACCGCATCGACGCCGGCCGTGGTCACCGAGCCCGTCACCACCGACGCCACGACCACGGACGCCACCACCGTCGACGCCACAGCCGCGGACGCCACGACCACCGACGCCATCGCCGCCGACGTCAGCACGCCGGAGTCCGCACTGAGCGAGTCCACCGCGAGCGAGCCGGCCGGGACCGCAGCGACGACCGGGACCGCAGCGGCGACCGAGCCGACCGAGAGCACGCCGACGACCGTCGATGCCGCCCCGGCGCGCCGCAAGCCGGCCACCAAGCGGGCTCCGGCCGCCAAGAAGACGCCGGCTGCAAAGAAAACACCGGCCGCCGCACCGACCGCCGCTGTCGAAGAGGCCGCCACGTCGGCCGCCGCCGTCGCGGAGGCCGCCGACGACTTCCGCCGCATCCAGGGTGTCGGGCCGAAGATGGCCGCCGCCCTGCACGGCGCCGGCATCCGGACCTTCCGGCAGCTGGCGGACCTGGACGAGGCCGGGCTGCGGGAAACCATCCGGGGCGCCGGGCTGCGGGCCACGGCCAGCGTGGCCACCTGGCCGCAGCAGGCGAAGATCCTGGCCGCCCAGGCCGGCGACGAGGTCTGA
- a CDS encoding XRE family transcriptional regulator — protein MSDRLTTDLAAALRAARTAQGLSVNALAERSGVSRAMIAKVERGTAQPTAVLLGRLSAALGLTLSELFARTEERAPRLSRSADQHLWVDPQTGYRRRSVSPAGGAVQLVEVDLPPGAEVAYPADAYALADHQIWVLQGHLRFQEGAVEHDLNPGDCLELGEPAPCSYRNVTDRPCRYVVILSRRHRRPH, from the coding sequence ATGTCGGACCGCCTGACCACCGATCTTGCCGCCGCCCTCCGGGCCGCCCGCACCGCTCAGGGCCTGTCGGTAAATGCCCTGGCCGAGCGCTCCGGCGTCTCCCGGGCGATGATCGCCAAGGTCGAACGCGGCACGGCGCAACCGACCGCCGTCCTCCTCGGCCGGCTCAGCGCGGCCCTCGGCCTCACCCTCTCCGAGTTGTTCGCCCGCACCGAGGAGCGGGCCCCTCGGCTGTCCCGCAGCGCCGATCAGCACCTCTGGGTCGATCCCCAGACCGGTTACCGGCGTCGCTCGGTGTCACCCGCCGGTGGCGCGGTCCAACTGGTCGAGGTGGACCTTCCGCCCGGCGCGGAGGTGGCCTATCCGGCCGATGCGTACGCGCTGGCCGACCACCAGATCTGGGTGTTGCAGGGCCACCTGCGTTTCCAGGAGGGCGCCGTCGAGCACGACCTGAACCCCGGTGACTGCCTGGAGCTCGGCGAACCGGCCCCCTGCTCCTACCGCAACGTCACCGACCGCCCCTGCCGCTACGTGGTGATCCTCAGCCGTCGCCATCGGCGACCTCATTGA